One window from the genome of Oceanisphaera sp. IT1-181 encodes:
- a CDS encoding ABC-three component system protein — MIRRFRLEQKSYYEKLVIAQLLSDMLDRFLSGRSVPLLIGAEQGGIAEWDDVVIQHDADHWEHLQIKRQSTPFCEKHVDKADYLRSYKPRKKGKNPASSSEVESTTLESGALPADNHFDSELDKAIKSLAAWYHSNDAKNSPKRAFSLTLVGLDVAIKGKGKEVIRINHLHEFCDLCRQDGINLAAFEERDDKPTQLVYKWLTTWCGFSDWKHVQETMRLLTVKAIGDESTLKARAHESLGRHFIEPQRTLDLLLVYISENTTDVSAIGCHAAASHLQAMLRPDAETWTQYLTNPAPEQGWTVAGTHNLSAKPTFQPAHAASEVVSHHWGASTQNRKLRLYAKYSPPVPNTVALPSAILRLALHLKSGSHCLLLGEQVWRLGAENELGRTLGVGELDLDDLPWIENPEGLSCSLGRPLTTLLCARKESAALHSAMNDLVWEQLQRCVAAKLNTIADSDLMAAMDSKWQGWVTELTADQTARQLLLEQMMYPQAEGIDAKQALRIGPRTVELLETAIIMQLLVCVGIGVDDANWRSIPEFGGVLTIALHSWSGVPGDNYGVRPLSDDNLMSVLGPSPAPLVILSGVEASPTSLLDSGMADDSEAGNSMAAQRQPRLLVTRFRLLKQLRTGTLADLKSKYQHHLNDWRMTRTAAMKDNGKGY, encoded by the coding sequence ATGATTAGAAGATTCCGGCTTGAGCAGAAATCTTATTATGAGAAGCTGGTGATAGCTCAACTTTTGTCAGATATGCTGGACAGGTTTCTAAGTGGGCGCTCTGTCCCTTTATTGATTGGTGCCGAGCAAGGCGGCATTGCTGAATGGGATGACGTTGTAATTCAGCATGATGCTGACCATTGGGAACATTTACAGATCAAGCGGCAATCAACTCCATTTTGCGAAAAGCACGTAGATAAAGCCGACTATCTCAGATCATATAAACCCCGTAAAAAAGGAAAAAATCCTGCGTCTTCATCTGAAGTTGAGAGTACTACGCTAGAGTCCGGCGCTCTGCCGGCCGACAATCATTTTGATTCAGAGCTTGATAAGGCGATAAAGAGTCTTGCGGCTTGGTATCATTCAAATGACGCAAAAAACTCTCCAAAGCGAGCCTTCTCTCTAACTCTGGTTGGACTTGACGTTGCTATTAAGGGCAAAGGCAAAGAAGTTATTAGGATTAATCATCTGCATGAGTTCTGTGACCTCTGTCGGCAGGATGGTATTAACCTCGCCGCCTTTGAAGAGCGTGACGACAAGCCGACTCAGCTGGTCTACAAATGGCTCACCACTTGGTGTGGCTTTAGCGATTGGAAGCATGTTCAGGAAACTATGCGGCTGCTTACGGTAAAGGCTATCGGAGATGAGTCAACGTTGAAAGCGCGAGCCCACGAGTCGCTTGGACGGCATTTCATCGAACCGCAGCGAACTTTGGATCTGCTACTTGTTTACATCTCTGAGAACACTACTGACGTTTCCGCGATAGGCTGTCATGCCGCTGCGAGTCATCTCCAAGCAATGCTTCGGCCGGATGCCGAGACTTGGACGCAGTATTTGACTAATCCTGCCCCTGAACAAGGGTGGACTGTAGCAGGCACACACAATCTGAGCGCTAAGCCTACCTTTCAACCTGCCCATGCAGCCTCGGAGGTGGTGAGTCATCACTGGGGCGCATCCACTCAAAACAGAAAGCTCCGCCTCTACGCCAAGTACTCTCCTCCTGTCCCGAACACAGTTGCGCTCCCCTCCGCCATCCTTCGCCTGGCTTTACACCTGAAGAGCGGCAGCCACTGTTTACTCCTTGGCGAGCAGGTCTGGCGTCTGGGTGCCGAGAATGAGCTCGGTAGAACGCTCGGTGTTGGAGAGCTGGATCTTGATGACCTACCATGGATTGAGAACCCAGAGGGGCTTTCCTGTTCGCTCGGGAGACCGCTCACCACGCTCCTCTGTGCTAGAAAAGAATCGGCTGCTCTCCACTCTGCCATGAATGATCTCGTGTGGGAGCAATTACAGCGTTGCGTCGCAGCCAAACTGAACACGATCGCCGATAGCGATCTGATGGCCGCAATGGATTCAAAATGGCAAGGCTGGGTTACTGAGTTGACAGCAGATCAGACAGCACGACAGCTGCTGTTAGAACAAATGATGTACCCGCAAGCGGAAGGTATTGATGCTAAACAAGCCTTACGTATTGGACCTCGTACTGTGGAACTGTTGGAAACCGCAATTATCATGCAATTGTTAGTGTGCGTCGGTATAGGCGTAGACGATGCAAACTGGCGTTCGATTCCTGAATTTGGTGGCGTGCTTACTATCGCCTTGCACAGTTGGTCTGGTGTCCCTGGTGATAACTACGGTGTTCGCCCGCTCAGTGATGACAACCTAATGTCTGTGCTTGGCCCTTCCCCTGCGCCGCTTGTCATTCTGTCAGGCGTCGAGGCCTCTCCTACCTCTCTGCTTGATTCAGGAATGGCTGATGACTCAGAAGCAGGCAACAGCATGGCAGCACAGCGTCAACCACGTCTGCTGGTCACGCGTTTCAGACTTTTGAAGCAGTTGAGAACGGGAACATTGGCCGACTTGAAAAGCAAATATCAACATCATTTGAATGACTGGCGTATGACACGCACAGCGGCAATGAAAGATAACGGGAAAGGATACTGA
- a CDS encoding cold-shock protein produces MANGTVKWFNEAKGFGFITPEDGGKDLFAHFSEIVSSGFKTLAEGQAVSYTATEGAKGPQASQIQAI; encoded by the coding sequence ATGGCTAACGGCACAGTAAAATGGTTCAACGAAGCGAAAGGTTTTGGTTTTATTACTCCTGAAGATGGCGGCAAAGATCTGTTCGCTCATTTCTCAGAAATAGTAAGCAGCGGCTTTAAAACACTGGCAGAAGGCCAGGCAGTATCCTACACCGCCACTGAAGGCGCGAAGGGTCCTCAAGCTTCACAGATTCAGGCTATCTAA
- a CDS encoding helix-turn-helix transcriptional regulator yields the protein MRDQRLVEFGNRVRKIRKDRGLSQEAFAALADIDRSYMGHIERGEKNITLTKIYQISGALSVDVTELFQKNDPS from the coding sequence ATGCGAGATCAGAGGTTGGTGGAGTTTGGTAACAGAGTGCGGAAGATAAGAAAAGATCGGGGGCTCTCCCAAGAAGCATTTGCTGCTTTAGCTGATATTGATAGAAGTTATATGGGGCACATAGAACGCGGAGAAAAAAATATTACGCTAACCAAAATATATCAGATATCAGGTGCGCTCAGTGTTGATGTTACGGAGTTATTCCAAAAAAACGACCCTTCGTAA
- a CDS encoding restriction endonuclease subunit S, translating to MSQAQQLITEHIDIWTSAIVAKSGVGRGSSKKRELYGIKKLRDLILELAVRGKLVPQDPTDEPASVLLERISDEATELVKAKKIKKPKILPQITDDEKPFVLPAGWEWERLPSCYYIVGSKINQIQTKEYLELGSYLVVDQGQKFIAGYCDDKSKVLEIERPVIVFGDHTKNIKFIDFNFVIGADGVKVLCPYSELSTRFLYQVIKSYDLADRGYARHFKVLNEKLAPLPPLAEQHRIVAKVDELMLLCDQLEQQTEASIDAHATLVEVLLSTLTDSADADELAQNWARIAEHFDTLFTTEQSIDALKQTILQLAVMGKLVPQNPDDEPASVLLDKIAAEKAKLVEEKKIKKQKPLSMIEDNEKPYDVPGNWAWCRIGNASISTDYGLSSKTSNDDNGVPVLKMGDIQASKVITGGQGTVSKETEGLPYLYLESRDLLYNRTNSVELVGKTGIFTGNNDDYSFASYLIRIRTLKNSVLPEFININMASPDFRKNQIMPHIKQQCGQANVNGTIMKNMLIALAPESEQHRIVAKVDELFEICDKLKDKLQQSQQTQVHLTDALVDSALA from the coding sequence ATGAGCCAAGCACAGCAACTGATTACTGAGCATATTGATATTTGGACAAGCGCTATTGTAGCCAAGTCTGGCGTAGGCCGTGGTAGTAGCAAAAAGCGTGAGCTGTATGGCATCAAGAAACTGCGCGATCTGATTCTTGAGTTAGCAGTGCGTGGCAAGCTAGTGCCGCAAGACCCTACAGATGAACCTGCTTCTGTGCTGCTGGAGCGCATTAGTGATGAGGCAACTGAGTTAGTTAAAGCAAAAAAAATTAAAAAGCCCAAGATTCTGCCCCAAATTACTGATGACGAAAAACCATTCGTTTTACCAGCTGGATGGGAGTGGGAGAGACTGCCTAGTTGTTACTACATAGTCGGAAGTAAAATTAATCAAATACAGACAAAAGAATATTTAGAATTAGGTTCTTATCTGGTCGTAGATCAAGGACAAAAATTTATTGCTGGATACTGTGACGACAAATCTAAAGTTCTAGAAATAGAACGGCCAGTTATTGTCTTTGGCGATCATACCAAAAACATAAAATTTATTGACTTCAATTTCGTTATCGGTGCAGATGGTGTCAAGGTTCTTTGTCCATACTCGGAGCTATCCACAAGGTTTCTTTATCAAGTTATCAAATCATATGATTTAGCCGATAGAGGATACGCTCGTCATTTCAAAGTTCTGAACGAAAAATTAGCTCCCTTACCTCCTTTAGCAGAACAACACCGCATCGTTGCCAAAGTAGACGAGCTAATGCTGCTGTGTGACCAACTGGAGCAACAGACCGAAGCCAGTATTGATGCTCATGCAACCTTGGTAGAAGTGCTGCTATCGACTCTGACCGACAGCGCTGATGCCGATGAACTAGCGCAGAATTGGGCTAGAATCGCCGAGCACTTCGATACCCTGTTCACCACAGAGCAGAGCATAGATGCGCTCAAACAGACCATACTGCAACTAGCCGTCATGGGTAAGCTGGTGCCACAGAACCCGGATGATGAACCGGCCTCCGTGCTGCTGGACAAGATCGCCGCCGAGAAGGCGAAACTGGTCGAAGAGAAGAAGATCAAGAAACAAAAGCCACTTTCGATGATAGAAGACAACGAGAAACCATATGATGTGCCAGGTAATTGGGCTTGGTGCAGAATAGGCAATGCATCTATCTCTACTGATTATGGTTTATCGTCAAAAACTAGTAATGACGATAATGGGGTTCCCGTATTAAAGATGGGTGACATCCAAGCAAGTAAAGTTATCACTGGCGGTCAGGGGACTGTATCTAAAGAAACAGAAGGTCTTCCGTATCTGTATCTGGAGTCACGTGACCTTTTGTATAATCGAACAAATAGCGTTGAACTCGTAGGGAAAACTGGAATATTTACAGGTAATAATGATGATTACTCATTTGCATCATACTTAATTAGAATTAGGACCTTAAAGAATAGTGTATTGCCTGAATTTATCAATATTAACATGGCATCGCCCGACTTTAGAAAAAATCAAATAATGCCACATATAAAGCAACAGTGTGGGCAAGCCAATGTGAATGGCACCATCATGAAAAACATGTTGATTGCACTAGCCCCAGAAAGCGAGCAGCATCGCATCGTAGCTAAAGTAGATGAGCTATTCGAAATCTGCGACAAACTCAAGGACAAGTTACAACAGTCCCAGCAGACACAGGTTCATCTTACTGACGCACTTGTTGACAGCGCACTAGCGTAA
- a CDS encoding ADP-ribosylglycohydrolase family protein, producing MDTQDRFLGCLLGLACGDAVGTTVEFKPRGTFMPLTDMVGGGPFNLEAGQWTDDTSMALCLASSLLENGGFDARDQMARYCRWRSQGYWSSNGRCFDIGNTVSQALRRFELTDEPISGSTAANSAGNGSIMRLAPIPMFYFADDLATVEQKAAASSVTTHGAVECVDACRLLVRILVRALSGQSKEAVLFGDSDSFAGSEKIVAIARGKYQHKLESDIRGIGYVVVSLEAALWCFYQTDTFEHAILLAANLGDDADTTAAICGQVAGAFYGESGIPATWLARLTLRKEISQLAERLYQRAMQTGEHE from the coding sequence ATGGACACGCAAGACAGATTTTTGGGATGCTTATTAGGGTTGGCTTGTGGTGATGCGGTGGGCACCACAGTGGAATTTAAACCGCGTGGCACCTTTATGCCATTAACCGATATGGTCGGTGGCGGGCCTTTTAATCTTGAAGCTGGCCAATGGACCGACGACACTTCTATGGCGCTGTGTTTGGCCAGCAGTCTGCTTGAAAATGGCGGTTTTGATGCCCGAGATCAAATGGCGCGTTATTGTCGGTGGCGCAGTCAAGGTTATTGGAGCAGTAATGGCCGCTGTTTTGATATTGGCAATACCGTTAGCCAGGCATTGCGCCGCTTTGAGCTCACTGATGAGCCCATATCCGGCTCAACCGCCGCCAACAGCGCAGGCAATGGCAGCATAATGCGCTTGGCACCTATTCCCATGTTTTATTTCGCAGACGATTTGGCCACCGTTGAGCAAAAAGCTGCGGCGAGTTCGGTAACCACGCACGGTGCGGTTGAGTGTGTGGATGCTTGTCGTTTATTGGTCCGCATTCTGGTGCGCGCGTTGTCCGGACAATCAAAAGAGGCGGTCTTATTTGGCGACAGCGACTCTTTTGCAGGTTCAGAAAAAATAGTGGCGATTGCCAGAGGCAAGTACCAACATAAACTGGAATCAGATATCAGAGGTATCGGCTATGTGGTGGTGAGTCTGGAAGCTGCCTTGTGGTGTTTTTATCAAACAGATACCTTTGAACACGCCATTTTACTGGCCGCCAATCTGGGGGATGACGCCGATACCACTGCGGCCATTTGTGGCCAGGTGGCCGGCGCCTTCTATGGCGAGTCCGGCATTCCTGCGACTTGGCTAGCGCGCCTGACCCTGCGTAAAGAGATTAGCCAGTTGGCTGAACGCCTTTATCAACGTGCCATGCAAACGGGTGAACATGAATAA
- a CDS encoding DUF4385 domain-containing protein has translation MAFNYDLDYVHLDLRKHPELYRVGRGEQGVLLVEPYKSEILPHWRFKTPLIAKESAEKIYALFEEYRRQDDFVGMDMARKYIQMGYTRARRYANYPGGRKYNEDGSIKDRQIDAEKAESARVFKDYWDKIREDKDYLQRKKAHQKQFG, from the coding sequence ATGGCATTCAATTATGACTTGGATTATGTACACCTAGATTTGCGTAAACATCCTGAATTGTACCGAGTTGGCCGCGGTGAGCAGGGCGTATTGCTGGTGGAGCCTTATAAGAGCGAAATTCTGCCGCACTGGCGGTTTAAGACACCGTTAATTGCCAAAGAGTCTGCTGAAAAAATCTACGCCTTGTTTGAAGAATATCGTCGCCAAGATGACTTTGTGGGCATGGACATGGCCCGCAAGTATATTCAGATGGGCTACACGCGAGCACGCCGCTACGCAAATTACCCAGGTGGGCGTAAATACAATGAGGATGGCAGCATAAAGGATCGGCAGATAGATGCTGAAAAAGCCGAGTCTGCGCGTGTTTTCAAGGATTATTGGGACAAGATCCGCGAAGATAAAGACTATCTACAACGTAAAAAAGCTCATCAAAAGCAGTTTGGATAA
- a CDS encoding nucleoside recognition domain-containing protein, translating into MLNGLWLSFFLVSCVAGIVRWWGGDPDVWAAMVESLFTMAKLSVDIMLLLFGTLTLWLGFLKIAEQAGLVDTLARLLGPLFAKLMPEVPRGHPALGLITLNFAANGLGLDNAATPIGLKAMRSLQELNPSDSSASNAQILFLVLNASSLTLLPVSIFMYRAQQGAADPTLVFLPILLATSASSLVGLLTVAFMQRLRIWHPVVLAYLVPCALLLGLFMAFLATLSATALAGFSSLLGNLTLFGIIISFMLLGMARKVPVYETFVEGAKEGFQVAKDLLPYLIAMLCAVGVLRASGALEFGLTGIRWLVEWLQWDTRFVDALPTALVKPFSGSAARAMLIETMQSQGVDSFAALVAATIQGSTETTFYVLAVYFGAVGIKRARHAVGCALLAELAGVLAAIAVCYWFFG; encoded by the coding sequence ATGTTAAATGGCTTATGGCTGAGTTTTTTCCTGGTGTCCTGTGTGGCAGGCATAGTGCGTTGGTGGGGCGGGGACCCTGATGTGTGGGCCGCCATGGTAGAAAGCCTGTTTACCATGGCCAAGCTGTCCGTAGACATTATGCTTTTGCTGTTTGGCACGCTCACGCTTTGGCTGGGCTTTTTAAAAATTGCCGAACAGGCTGGCTTAGTCGATACCTTAGCCAGGTTACTGGGTCCTTTGTTTGCCAAGTTAATGCCAGAGGTGCCCCGTGGCCACCCAGCTTTGGGCTTGATTACCCTCAACTTTGCCGCCAACGGCTTGGGGCTAGATAATGCGGCCACGCCCATTGGTCTAAAAGCCATGCGCTCGCTACAAGAGCTTAACCCGTCCGACAGCAGTGCCAGTAACGCGCAGATCTTGTTTTTGGTGCTTAACGCCTCTTCACTCACCTTATTGCCAGTCAGCATCTTTATGTATCGCGCCCAACAGGGCGCAGCCGATCCCACCTTAGTCTTTTTGCCCATTCTATTGGCCACCAGCGCTTCCAGTTTAGTGGGGTTATTAACTGTGGCCTTTATGCAGCGTCTGCGCATTTGGCACCCGGTGGTGCTGGCCTATTTAGTGCCCTGTGCCTTATTACTCGGGCTGTTTATGGCCTTTCTCGCCACCTTAAGCGCCACCGCCTTGGCGGGCTTTTCGTCATTACTGGGTAACCTCACGCTGTTTGGCATCATTATTAGCTTTATGCTGCTCGGCATGGCGCGCAAAGTGCCGGTTTATGAAACCTTTGTCGAAGGGGCGAAAGAGGGTTTTCAGGTCGCCAAAGATTTGCTGCCGTATTTAATTGCCATGCTGTGTGCGGTGGGGGTATTGCGCGCCTCGGGCGCGTTGGAGTTTGGCTTAACGGGCATTCGCTGGCTGGTGGAATGGCTGCAATGGGACACCCGTTTTGTGGATGCGCTGCCCACGGCACTCGTAAAACCCTTTTCGGGCAGTGCGGCCCGGGCCATGTTAATTGAAACCATGCAAAGCCAAGGGGTAGACAGCTTTGCTGCCTTGGTAGCTGCCACCATTCAAGGCAGTACCGAAACCACCTTTTATGTATTGGCGGTGTATTTTGGTGCGGTAGGGATTAAACGCGCCCGCCACGCCGTGGGCTGTGCCTTGCTCGCAGAATTAGCAGGGGTGCTAGCCGCCATCGCCGTTTGCTACTGGTTTTTTGGCTAG
- a CDS encoding N-6 DNA methylase — MSISSVIKSIQDIMRQDAGVDGDAQRLGQLSWLLFLKVFDAQEEALEFEQDNYQTPIPERYLWRNWAANPEGMTGDELLDFVNNEIFEVLKNLTAPVDTNPRGFVVRQALSDAFNYMKNGTLLRQVINKLNDIDFSSSSERHMFGDIYEQLLRDLQSAGNAGEFYTPRAVTRFIVDRVDPKLGDRIMDPACGTGGFLTCSFEHVKNNYVKSSEDHQILQKQIFGFEKKQLPHLLCTTNMLLHGIEVPVQIRHDNTLSKPLSSWDSDIDVIVTNPPFGGTEEAGIETNFPTDLRTRETADLFLQLIVEVLADKGRAAVVLPDGTLFGEGVKTKLKKMLTEECNLHTIVRLPNGVFNPYTGIKTNLLFFTKGKPTKDVWFYEHPYPAGVKNYSKTKPMKFEEFQAEIDWWGTEEDDFAARVENEQAWKVSIEDVIARNFNLDIKNPHVGEVISHDPDELLVDYSQQQQSITELRNQLKGVLGKALAGEEVSQEEMSA, encoded by the coding sequence ATGTCTATTAGTTCCGTTATCAAGTCAATCCAAGACATTATGCGCCAAGATGCCGGTGTAGATGGTGATGCACAGCGCTTAGGCCAATTATCTTGGCTGCTATTCCTTAAGGTGTTTGATGCACAGGAAGAGGCGTTAGAGTTTGAACAGGATAACTATCAGACTCCCATTCCAGAACGCTACTTGTGGCGTAATTGGGCTGCTAACCCAGAAGGGATGACGGGTGACGAGCTATTAGACTTTGTGAACAACGAAATTTTTGAGGTGCTGAAAAACTTAACTGCACCCGTCGATACAAACCCCCGTGGCTTTGTGGTGCGCCAAGCGTTAAGTGATGCCTTCAACTACATGAAAAACGGCACCCTGTTGCGTCAGGTTATTAACAAGCTTAATGATATCGACTTCTCTAGCTCAAGCGAACGCCATATGTTTGGTGATATCTATGAGCAGCTGCTGCGTGATTTACAGAGCGCCGGTAATGCCGGTGAGTTCTATACGCCTCGTGCAGTTACACGATTCATCGTTGACCGTGTAGACCCTAAATTGGGCGACCGCATTATGGACCCAGCATGTGGCACGGGTGGCTTTTTAACCTGCTCATTTGAGCATGTGAAGAACAATTATGTAAAAAGCAGTGAAGATCACCAGATATTACAGAAGCAGATTTTTGGTTTTGAGAAGAAACAGCTACCACACTTGCTGTGCACCACTAATATGCTGTTACATGGCATAGAAGTGCCTGTGCAAATCCGCCACGACAACACCTTAAGTAAGCCGTTATCGAGCTGGGATAGTGACATTGATGTCATTGTTACCAACCCTCCTTTTGGTGGCACGGAAGAAGCAGGTATTGAGACAAACTTCCCTACTGACTTACGAACTCGTGAGACTGCTGACCTGTTCCTACAGCTGATAGTGGAAGTGCTCGCAGATAAGGGACGTGCAGCCGTAGTGCTACCTGACGGAACGCTGTTTGGCGAGGGTGTGAAAACCAAGCTCAAGAAGATGCTGACCGAAGAATGTAACTTACACACCATAGTCCGCTTACCTAACGGCGTGTTTAATCCCTATACCGGCATTAAAACTAACTTGCTGTTCTTCACCAAGGGCAAGCCCACTAAAGACGTTTGGTTCTACGAGCACCCCTACCCTGCTGGCGTGAAAAACTATAGCAAGACCAAGCCCATGAAATTTGAAGAGTTTCAGGCTGAGATTGACTGGTGGGGAACGGAAGAAGACGACTTTGCTGCACGAGTTGAAAACGAGCAGGCTTGGAAAGTCAGCATTGAGGATGTGATAGCTCGCAACTTCAACCTCGATATCAAGAACCCGCATGTAGGCGAAGTGATCAGCCACGATCCCGACGAGCTACTGGTCGACTATAGCCAACAGCAGCAAAGCATTACCGAGCTGCGTAATCAGCTTAAAGGCGTGCTAGGCAAAGCCTTGGCTGGCGAGGAAGTTAGTCAGGAGGAAATGTCAGCATGA
- the hsdR gene encoding EcoAI/FtnUII family type I restriction enzme subunit R — protein MTKINKSALTEADIITKFILPAVKQAGWNNMTQIRQEVKLRDGKVIVRGQMAARKRVKSADIVLYHKPNIPLAVIEAKANKHEIGKGMQQALDYAGLLQVPFVFASNGDGFIFHDKTNSVQLETEISLEDFPTPGQLWDKYCTWKGYTSAQLPIITQDYHDDGSGKTPRYYQLQAINKSIEAIARGQERILLVMATGTGKTYTAFQIIWRLWKARKKKRILFLADRNILVDQTKDNDFQPFGTAMTKISGRKVDPAFEIQLGLYQALTGPEEHQKAFKQVAPDFFDLIIIDECHRGSASEESAWREILEYFSSATQIGLTATPKETDEVSNAEYFGEPLYTYSLKEGIEDGFLAPYKVVRVDLDIDLQGWRPTKGQVDKYGELIEDRIYNQKDFDRTMVIDERTQVVAQTITKYLESTDPMAKTIVFCNDIDHADRMRRALINCNPEQYKKNDKYVMKITGDDEEGKGQLDNFINPKRAYPVIATTSELMSTGVDAQTCKLIVLDQNIKSMTKFKQIIGRGTRINDKYGKLWFTILDFKKATELFADERFDGIPERVMVVDPEDIDAEEVINGESTDDLDTTGKDGEDLSGNSDEDPIFPPNDDSGALPTDDGDGVRKYYVKGVPVKAIAQRVQYYDADGKLVTESFQDYTRKTFAKQFASMDDFTKRWNESDRKQAIIDELANEGIIWEVLQEEIGKDLDPFDLICHVVYDQPPLTRKERANQVKKRNYFTKYSETAQTVLNTLLDKYADEGLQELEGMDVLKVQPFNQIGNLMEIVNGGFGGKEQYQQAISELEAEIYKLPEQKQA, from the coding sequence ATGACAAAAATAAATAAGTCAGCTCTTACTGAAGCGGACATAATTACTAAGTTTATTCTGCCTGCTGTTAAGCAAGCTGGCTGGAATAACATGACGCAAATTCGTCAAGAGGTGAAACTGCGGGATGGTAAGGTAATTGTGCGTGGGCAGATGGCTGCACGAAAGCGGGTTAAATCAGCAGATATCGTTCTCTATCATAAACCTAATATTCCTCTTGCTGTGATTGAAGCGAAAGCTAACAAGCATGAGATAGGCAAAGGTATGCAGCAAGCGCTGGACTATGCAGGCTTGCTACAAGTGCCCTTCGTGTTTGCTTCTAATGGTGACGGCTTCATCTTTCACGATAAAACCAACTCCGTGCAGCTTGAAACTGAAATTAGCCTTGAAGACTTCCCTACCCCTGGTCAGTTGTGGGACAAATACTGCACTTGGAAAGGCTACACCTCTGCCCAGCTCCCCATTATCACGCAGGACTACCATGATGATGGTAGCGGTAAGACCCCCCGTTACTACCAGCTTCAAGCAATCAACAAATCCATAGAAGCTATCGCTCGTGGTCAAGAGCGCATTTTGTTGGTGATGGCGACCGGCACCGGTAAAACCTACACCGCCTTTCAGATTATTTGGCGACTGTGGAAGGCACGCAAGAAGAAACGCATTCTGTTCTTAGCCGACCGCAATATCTTGGTTGACCAAACTAAAGACAATGACTTCCAGCCGTTCGGCACCGCTATGACCAAGATATCAGGCCGTAAGGTAGACCCTGCTTTTGAGATTCAGCTTGGTTTATATCAAGCACTCACTGGACCCGAAGAGCATCAAAAAGCTTTTAAACAGGTCGCTCCAGACTTCTTTGACCTGATTATCATAGATGAGTGTCACCGTGGCAGTGCATCAGAAGAAAGTGCGTGGCGTGAAATACTCGAATACTTTAGTAGTGCCACACAGATAGGTTTAACTGCTACCCCAAAGGAAACTGACGAAGTTTCTAACGCTGAATATTTTGGTGAGCCTCTTTACACCTACTCATTGAAAGAAGGCATAGAAGACGGTTTTCTTGCTCCTTACAAAGTGGTGCGTGTAGATTTAGATATCGACCTACAAGGCTGGCGTCCAACTAAAGGGCAAGTCGATAAGTATGGCGAGCTAATAGAAGACCGTATTTATAACCAAAAAGATTTTGACCGAACTATGGTCATCGACGAACGCACCCAAGTCGTAGCTCAAACTATCACTAAATATCTTGAAAGCACCGATCCTATGGCCAAGACCATAGTGTTCTGCAATGACATTGACCATGCAGACAGAATGCGCCGTGCTTTGATTAACTGTAATCCTGAACAGTATAAAAAGAATGATAAGTATGTGATGAAAATTACTGGGGATGATGAAGAAGGCAAAGGCCAGCTTGATAACTTCATCAACCCCAAACGTGCTTATCCGGTGATAGCGACTACATCTGAATTGATGAGCACAGGCGTTGATGCACAGACCTGTAAGCTCATTGTGCTCGACCAAAACATTAAGTCGATGACCAAGTTTAAGCAGATTATTGGCCGTGGCACTCGTATTAACGATAAGTATGGAAAGCTGTGGTTTACCATTCTCGACTTCAAAAAAGCCACAGAGCTGTTTGCTGATGAGCGCTTTGACGGCATACCAGAACGAGTCATGGTTGTAGACCCAGAAGACATTGATGCCGAAGAAGTGATAAACGGTGAGTCCACTGATGACTTGGACACTACCGGTAAAGACGGTGAAGACCTGTCAGGCAACAGTGATGAAGACCCTATCTTCCCACCTAATGATGATAGTGGAGCACTGCCAACAGACGATGGTGATGGCGTGCGGAAATACTATGTAAAAGGCGTGCCCGTAAAAGCCATTGCCCAGCGTGTGCAGTATTACGATGCTGACGGTAAGTTGGTCACGGAATCTTTCCAAGACTACACCCGCAAGACCTTTGCCAAGCAGTTCGCCAGTATGGATGACTTCACTAAACGCTGGAATGAGTCAGACCGTAAGCAAGCCATCATTGATGAGCTGGCAAACGAAGGGATTATCTGGGAAGTGCTGCAAGAAGAGATAGGCAAGGATTTAGATCCTTTCGACCTTATCTGTCATGTAGTTTATGATCAGCCGCCACTCACACGCAAAGAGCGTGCTAATCAGGTTAAGAAACGTAACTACTTCACCAAGTATTCTGAGACAGCACAGACAGTGCTAAACACGCTGCTAGACAAGTATGCGGACGAAGGCCTACAAGAACTGGAAGGTATGGACGTGCTTAAGGTGCAGCCGTTTAATCAAATTGGCAACCTCATGGAAATCGTAAATGGCGGCTTTGGTGGCAAAGAGCAATATCAGCAGGCCATTAGTGAGCTAGAAGCAGAGATTTACAAGCTGCCAGAGCAAAAACAGGCTTAA